The following proteins are encoded in a genomic region of Anguilla anguilla isolate fAngAng1 chromosome 15, fAngAng1.pri, whole genome shotgun sequence:
- the LOC118214138 gene encoding interleukin-10 receptor subunit beta-like isoform X4, with product MAYTFLPETCFLVILSVSVVLANLPVPKNVRVISINMGVILEWDRPNTSLGNLTYTAEYRSSDDAGFSTVCRNQTERRCDFTQGIHPFGIYVFQVRAERRGETSRWAKTKEFLPDQETVIGGPTVRLVSREGNLEMDIQDPVMKVKDLIEIYSTVGYNIRYWKEGEEDKATVMNDRQQNSLVLIQLEALSREGAGLVDRSHLGGQLCGCVCGFAIAVPGRLVLLQRPENPLSHCHPARSLKKVLDGATPPIYLHGHAEQLPAGRTVPGGQHNIREPPCGGRTTLQPLRQRHDRGWGSTSTK from the exons ATGGCGTATACATTTCTTCCAGAAACCTGTTTTCTCGTCATCCTTTCTGTTTCAG TGGTGCTGGCCAACTTGCCTGTCCCCAAAAATGTGAGGGTGATATCCATCAACATGGGAGTGATCTTGGAGTGGGACAGGCCAAACACTTCCCTAGGTAACCTCACCTATACTGCAGAATACAG GTCCTCCGATGACGCCGGTTTCAGTACTGTCTGCCGTAATCAAACAGAGCGCAGGTGTGACTTCACCCAGGGGATCCATCCTTTCGGCATTTACGTGTTCCAAGTGAGGGCGGAGCGGCGGGGAGAGACGTCCAGGTGGGCAAAGACTAAAGAATTCCTCCCGGACCAAGAGA CTGTCATTGGAGGTCCGACTGTGAGGCTGGTCTCTAGAGAAGGAAACCTGGAGATGGACATTCAAGACCCTGTTATGAAGGTTAAAGATTTAATAGAGatctacagcacagtggggtacaACATCAGATActggaaagagggggaggaggataAG gccactGTAATGAATGACAGGCAGCAGAATAGCCTCGTGCTGATCCAGCTGGAGGCCTTGAGCAG GGAGGGTGCAGGCTTGGTTGATCGCTCTCATCTTGGTGGTCAGCTTTGTGGTTGTGTCTGTGGCTTTGCCATTGCTGTTCCTGGTCGTCTGGTACTTCTACAAAGGCCTGAAAATCCTCTATCCCACTGCCACCCTGCCCGATCACTTAAAAAGG TACTTGATGGAGCCACCCCACCAATATATCTTCATGGCCATGCAGAACAGCTCCCAGCAGGAAGAACAGTACCAGGAGGTCAGCATAATATCAGAGAGCCCCCTTGTGGAGGAAGGACCACTCTGCAGCCACTCAGACAACGGCATGACAGAGGATGGGGAAGTACttccacaaaatga
- the LOC118214138 gene encoding interleukin-10 receptor subunit beta-like isoform X1 translates to MAYTFLPETCFLVILSVSVVLANLPVPKNVRVISINMGVILEWDRPNTSLGNLTYTAEYRSSDDAGFSTVCRNQTERRCDFTQGIHPFGIYVFQVRAERRGETSRWAKTKEFLPDQETVIGGPTVRLVSREGNLEMDIQDPVMKVKDLIEIYSTVGYNIRYWKEGEEDKATVMNDRQQNSLVLIQLEALSRYCVQVQVFIGEFEKTGEFSQATCETTTTDGRVQAWLIALILVVSFVVVSVALPLLFLVVWYFYKGLKILYPTATLPDHLKRYLMEPPHQYIFMAMQNSSQQEEQYQEVSIISESPLVEEGPLCSHSDNGMTEDGEVLPQNEKE, encoded by the exons ATGGCGTATACATTTCTTCCAGAAACCTGTTTTCTCGTCATCCTTTCTGTTTCAG TGGTGCTGGCCAACTTGCCTGTCCCCAAAAATGTGAGGGTGATATCCATCAACATGGGAGTGATCTTGGAGTGGGACAGGCCAAACACTTCCCTAGGTAACCTCACCTATACTGCAGAATACAG GTCCTCCGATGACGCCGGTTTCAGTACTGTCTGCCGTAATCAAACAGAGCGCAGGTGTGACTTCACCCAGGGGATCCATCCTTTCGGCATTTACGTGTTCCAAGTGAGGGCGGAGCGGCGGGGAGAGACGTCCAGGTGGGCAAAGACTAAAGAATTCCTCCCGGACCAAGAGA CTGTCATTGGAGGTCCGACTGTGAGGCTGGTCTCTAGAGAAGGAAACCTGGAGATGGACATTCAAGACCCTGTTATGAAGGTTAAAGATTTAATAGAGatctacagcacagtggggtacaACATCAGATActggaaagagggggaggaggataAG gccactGTAATGAATGACAGGCAGCAGAATAGCCTCGTGCTGATCCAGCTGGAGGCCTTGAGCAGGTACTGCGTGCAGGTCCAGGTCTTTATTGGGGAGTTCGAGAAGACTGGAGAGTTCAGCCAGGCAACGTGCGAGACCACCACCACAGACG GGAGGGTGCAGGCTTGGTTGATCGCTCTCATCTTGGTGGTCAGCTTTGTGGTTGTGTCTGTGGCTTTGCCATTGCTGTTCCTGGTCGTCTGGTACTTCTACAAAGGCCTGAAAATCCTCTATCCCACTGCCACCCTGCCCGATCACTTAAAAAGG TACTTGATGGAGCCACCCCACCAATATATCTTCATGGCCATGCAGAACAGCTCCCAGCAGGAAGAACAGTACCAGGAGGTCAGCATAATATCAGAGAGCCCCCTTGTGGAGGAAGGACCACTCTGCAGCCACTCAGACAACGGCATGACAGAGGATGGGGAAGTACttccacaaaatgaaaaagagtaA
- the LOC118214134 gene encoding uncharacterized protein LOC118214134 isoform X2 yields MLNLTGTFKNLKYPYGVHVQALNGGVESNWSGQVFCPYTDTKLGPPQVSVTGHGDRLLLNITLPRGKAKKSIEKIYREFHFSIFWKKAGESRVQKDTTALKEPAIKHLHQGVQYCVRVQPEIIENQNLLSSDWTCHFTSPLPLNPVPTVLACVSVILILGSCAVLLGLIYTGFLYNWNPKPPNALMSLVQSYLLNVAVIVPDQVSVISEPKGIGGATGGGAQDNNEEEEEDGGNGGYENRAAGSSGATSSSSGGTVTTLTTDTSVSEDSGNSRTLCTMRVECGVPCAVGVLCLSERAAITGPSLSKQKQKEEEEEKGGDAEGEEGHCADINLFSVALGEQEQEEEEVGDEEGWAAELQPMDSEGEHQPLISVETDAGSRLIELGSSQTDDTVLSYLPRSSNQSEQGKTHSSYLQMHFEGSIQIDTQSALKERQEEEDEDEEGGDEEYSGYMRR; encoded by the exons ATGCTAAACCTGACGGGCACCTTCAAGAACCTGAAATATCCTTACGGCGTCCACGTGCAGGCCCTGAACGGCGGTGTGGAGTCCAACTGGAGCGGCCAAGTCTTCTGCCCCTACACAGACA CTAAGCTGGGCCCTCCTCAGGTGTCTGTGACAGGCCATGGAGACCGTCTGCTGCTCAACATTACGCTTCCCAGGGGCAAAGCAAAGAAATCCATAGAAAAAATCTATCGTGAATTTCACTTTTCCATCTTTTGGAAGAAAGCTGGTGAGAGCCGG GTGCAAAAGGACACCACAGCACTGAAAGAGCCTGCCATCAAACATCTCCACCAAGGGGTACAGTACTGTGTGCGGGTGCAGcctgaaataattgaaaatcagAATTTACTGTCCTCTGACTGGACCTGCCATTTCACCAGCCCTTTGCCACTGAACCCAG TCCCCACTGTCCTGGCATGTGTGTCAGTCATTCTGATCCTGGGATCCTGTGCAGTTCTGCTAGGCCTCATCTACACTGGTTTCCTCTACAACTGGAACCCCAAGCCACCAAATGCCCTG ATGTCTCTGGTGCAGTCATACCTCCTAAATGTGGCCGTCATTGTGCCAGACCAAGTCTCGGTGATCTCTGAGCCCAAAGGCATAGGGGGTGCCACTGGGGGTGGAGCCCAGGACAACaatgaggaggaagaagaggacgGGGGGAATGGTGGTTACGAGAACCGAGCAGCAGGATCCTCGGGGGCCACAAGCTCCAGCAGCGGTGGCACAGTCACGACCCTCACCACTGACACCTCTGTCTCCGAGGATTCTGGGAATTCCAGGACACTCTGCACTATGAGAGTGGAATGCGGGGTCCCCTGTGCCGTGGGGGTGCTGTGTCTGAGCGAGAGAGCAGCAATAACAGGACCCAGCCTCTCCAAGCAGAaacagaaggaggaggaggaggagaaggggggtgatgcagagggagaagaggggcACTGTGCAGACATTAACCTGTTCTCCGTGGCCCTGGGAGAGCAggaacaggaggaagaggaagtaggggatgaggaggggtgggcagcagagctgcagccaATGGACAGCGAAGGTGAGCACCAGCCCCTGATCTCCGTGGAAACGGATGCAGGGAGTAGGCTCATTGAGCTTggcagctcacagacagacgaCACAGTACTGTCATACTTGCCCCGCTCATCTAACCAATCAGAACAAGGGAAAACTCACTCTTCCTATTTACAGATGCACTTTGAAGGCTCCATACAGATAGATACTCAGAGTGCACTGAAGGAGAGGcaagaggaggaagatgaggatgaggaaggggGCGATGAGGAGTATTCAGGCTACATGAGACGTTAG
- the LOC118214134 gene encoding interferon lambda receptor 1-like isoform X1, with translation MKYILFTINFIHHCYLALGALPAPVNVTVESVNFEHILRWTPGQGTPPGTAYRVKYTCHGKQLGLQPSFLNSSVTMLNLTGTFKNLKYPYGVHVQALNGGVESNWSGQVFCPYTDTKLGPPQVSVTGHGDRLLLNITLPRGKAKKSIEKIYREFHFSIFWKKAGESRVQKDTTALKEPAIKHLHQGVQYCVRVQPEIIENQNLLSSDWTCHFTSPLPLNPVPTVLACVSVILILGSCAVLLGLIYTGFLYNWNPKPPNALMSLVQSYLLNVAVIVPDQVSVISEPKGIGGATGGGAQDNNEEEEEDGGNGGYENRAAGSSGATSSSSGGTVTTLTTDTSVSEDSGNSRTLCTMRVECGVPCAVGVLCLSERAAITGPSLSKQKQKEEEEEKGGDAEGEEGHCADINLFSVALGEQEQEEEEVGDEEGWAAELQPMDSEGEHQPLISVETDAGSRLIELGSSQTDDTVLSYLPRSSNQSEQGKTHSSYLQMHFEGSIQIDTQSALKERQEEEDEDEEGGDEEYSGYMRR, from the exons atgaaatatattttatttactataAATTTCATACATCACTGTTATCTTG CTCTGGGTGCTCTTCCTGCTCCGGTCAACGTGACAGTCGAGTCTGTGAACTTTGAGCACATCCTGCGATGGACGCCGGGCCAGGGGACACCCCCTGGGACAGCTTACCGAGTCAAGTACAC tTGCCATGGGAAACAATTGGGGCTGCAGCCTAGCTTTTTGAATTCCTCTGTCACCATGCTAAACCTGACGGGCACCTTCAAGAACCTGAAATATCCTTACGGCGTCCACGTGCAGGCCCTGAACGGCGGTGTGGAGTCCAACTGGAGCGGCCAAGTCTTCTGCCCCTACACAGACA CTAAGCTGGGCCCTCCTCAGGTGTCTGTGACAGGCCATGGAGACCGTCTGCTGCTCAACATTACGCTTCCCAGGGGCAAAGCAAAGAAATCCATAGAAAAAATCTATCGTGAATTTCACTTTTCCATCTTTTGGAAGAAAGCTGGTGAGAGCCGG GTGCAAAAGGACACCACAGCACTGAAAGAGCCTGCCATCAAACATCTCCACCAAGGGGTACAGTACTGTGTGCGGGTGCAGcctgaaataattgaaaatcagAATTTACTGTCCTCTGACTGGACCTGCCATTTCACCAGCCCTTTGCCACTGAACCCAG TCCCCACTGTCCTGGCATGTGTGTCAGTCATTCTGATCCTGGGATCCTGTGCAGTTCTGCTAGGCCTCATCTACACTGGTTTCCTCTACAACTGGAACCCCAAGCCACCAAATGCCCTG ATGTCTCTGGTGCAGTCATACCTCCTAAATGTGGCCGTCATTGTGCCAGACCAAGTCTCGGTGATCTCTGAGCCCAAAGGCATAGGGGGTGCCACTGGGGGTGGAGCCCAGGACAACaatgaggaggaagaagaggacgGGGGGAATGGTGGTTACGAGAACCGAGCAGCAGGATCCTCGGGGGCCACAAGCTCCAGCAGCGGTGGCACAGTCACGACCCTCACCACTGACACCTCTGTCTCCGAGGATTCTGGGAATTCCAGGACACTCTGCACTATGAGAGTGGAATGCGGGGTCCCCTGTGCCGTGGGGGTGCTGTGTCTGAGCGAGAGAGCAGCAATAACAGGACCCAGCCTCTCCAAGCAGAaacagaaggaggaggaggaggagaaggggggtgatgcagagggagaagaggggcACTGTGCAGACATTAACCTGTTCTCCGTGGCCCTGGGAGAGCAggaacaggaggaagaggaagtaggggatgaggaggggtgggcagcagagctgcagccaATGGACAGCGAAGGTGAGCACCAGCCCCTGATCTCCGTGGAAACGGATGCAGGGAGTAGGCTCATTGAGCTTggcagctcacagacagacgaCACAGTACTGTCATACTTGCCCCGCTCATCTAACCAATCAGAACAAGGGAAAACTCACTCTTCCTATTTACAGATGCACTTTGAAGGCTCCATACAGATAGATACTCAGAGTGCACTGAAGGAGAGGcaagaggaggaagatgaggatgaggaaggggGCGATGAGGAGTATTCAGGCTACATGAGACGTTAG
- the LOC118214139 gene encoding uncharacterized protein C21orf62 homolog, with translation MSGSGGVIQLLLCALCTLLSLGQRGALPSGGGGPLNITLLFDSASHGGHSLRNCSCASEIQDCNDALANLLCSCRTVPRSSLPPAGLVVRGGLTVWVRDAWVLRELLNGSAVQDLRLSACGPAPFSAQPLTLFGLRRLRLHSASQDATHPEQTLNIATGQEQSRGRGGRPSSSSSSFSSSSSSSSPFLVSFLDVALLNGLSPLKAYSVSSPPTPILAQHFPHLPLAHTIPTQQPPEPLQDCLLTFIY, from the coding sequence ATGTCTGGCAGCGGCGGCGTGATCCAGCTGCTGTTGTGTGCTCTGTGTACACTCCTCTCCTTGGGCCAGCGGGGGGCGCTCCCgagcggaggggggggtccCCTGAACATCACCCTGCTCTTCGACAGCGCCTCGCACGGGGGCCACAGCTTGCGCAactgcagctgtgcttcagAGATCCAGGACTGCAACGACGCACTGGCCAACCTGCTGTGCAGCTGCAGGACGGTGCCTCGCTCttcgctgccccctgctggcctggTGGTGCGTGGCGGGCTGACCGTGTGGGTGCGCGATGCCTGGGTCCTGAGAGAGCTGCTGAACGGCAGCGCCGTGCAGGATCTGCGCCTCTCCGCctgcggccccgcccccttctccgcCCAGCCACTCACGCTGTTTGGCCTGCGCAGACTCCGCCTACACTCCGCCTCCCAGGACGCCACCCACCCCGAGCAGACCCTGAACATTGCGACAGGGCAGGAGCAaagcaggggcagggggggcaggccttcctcttcttcctcttccttctcctcctcctcctcctcttcctcgccctTCCTGGTGTCCTTCCTGGACGTAGCCCTGCTGAACGGACTCTCCCCTCTGAAGGCCTACAGCGTCAGCAGCCCTCCCACCCCTATCCTGGCCCAGCACTTCCCCCACCTGCCTCTGGCCCACACTATCCCAACTCAACAGCCCCCAGAACCTCTTCAGGACTGCCTCTTAACTTTCATCTATTAG